The genomic window taagatttaaaaaaatttattttaattttactatCTCCGATTTTTAGGGTAAAAAGAAAAAGgacaaattttattcaaaataaaaacattttattatttttcttttttttcatgtcATTctctaaatatatttttatttttcaatatctTTGTATTAATTGtggttaaaaaaataatatataattggtTGTAACTTTTTGTGATCCACATTTGATAGACTTGCTATCTGAGTtgtctagaagagagaaagaagcaaAGATTAAACCTGATGTTGATATTGATGTTTACATGAAGGTAAGAAAGAATCTatatattacataaaaaaaaaagaagctttTATATGAAATTAATATAATGGATATAAAATATATTTGGCATTTGGTTCTTCTAATAAACTAGGCCACTGCAACCGGAGGACAAGAAGCAAGCTTGGTAACAGATTATGTACTAAAGGTAATAACACTAGAAATAAGTGTTTCTTTGGTTCTATATAAAAtttcattttttactttttacttttttatCTATGTTTTGACATCAGTATTTTTTTTACGATTATGTTACGTGTACACACTAATTAGCtactaaaattagtcaccaaTATAAAATACCTATTGAAATACaattatacattaaaaataaattgaactATACATATGTAGTTATACACAAATATACTGATGCTGATTTTAGTAACTGATTTTGACGTTCGaatagcattttttattttttttaacaattaaataCTATAAAGTGTTAACTACAAGGTTATGAATGCAGATTTTGGGTTTGGATATTTGTGCCGATACAATTGTAGGGAACGAGATGTTGCGCGGTATATCGGGAGGACAACGAAAACGAGTTACGACAGGAGAAATGCTAGTTGGACCAACAAATGCTCTGTTCATGGATGAAATCTCAACTGGTTTGGATAGCTCCACTACTTTTCAGATTGTGAATTCTTTAAAGCAATATGTTCACATTCTTAATGGAACTGCGTTGATCTCGTTGCTACAACCGGCACCGGAAACTTACGAACTTTTTGATGACATTGTTTTAATCTCTGATGGTGAAATTGTCTACCAAGGACCCCGTGAACATGTTCTTGATTTTTTTGAGTATGTGGGTTTCAAGTGCCCTGAGAGAAAAGCTGTTGCTGATTTCCTTCAAGAAGTAAGTCAAACGAATTATCTATTTTGGTTACTTTTATCGAATAATTAACCCAATATTTGATATTCATATCTCTCATGATAAAAAAATGTTAGTTATTTTCGGGAACTAAATCTCTAAAATAGTCtataaaaattatgttatgtGTTGATTTAGTCCTTGAGATTTCAATTGTACTATTATTATCTTTGAGATTGATTTTTGGACGTTATAGTGGTTCTCCGATCCCTCGGCAAATGGAATGATAAACTAGCACATCAATATTATTACCACGTTGGACACTGACGAAATAACATTTTCTTTTGACGTCCAATGTCCAATGATATCAGATGCAACGTCGTTTTGATATATATTGGTATCTAAAACGATTTTCGCAttgagaaagtatagggagccaatggcttaagcgtacaatgtgtacaatggatgtttagaaagtattagagatatgaccattagtgttacattgtcttGTTAGGTtatgcttttgggatgagtggtttcatgatatggtattagagttctagatTCAAAAGatcaagagttcgatccttggtgaaccccaaaatctgCTTAAACTTTTGGAATGAGTGGTTTTATGACATGAAATGTTTATTATCCCTGTATTCGGATGATTATTCTGGATAATATGAGTGATGCTCATTTTATTCATGGACAAAAGatttagcccattgtacacattgtacgcttaggccattggctccctagcagtACTCGCATTGCATTTATTAAACAACGTCGTTTCTCTTTTCATTGGGCACCAAAAGCAAATTGCGTCGCTTCACCAGTGTCCAATGAGGAATTGGAGTGCTTCGCTTCACTTAGTTTGTTGAGTCACTGTTGAAAGGAGTCGAAGGACTCCTACAGTGATCGGAGATCAATTTTGAAGACAATAATAATGCAATTAGTATCTCAAAAACTAATAAATCAGGGTATACTGTGAATCTCAAAAACcactttaaaattttagtttgCTTTGAGTAAATTAGGTCCTGAAATTTTATTTACTATTTCTGTATATTATGAAATAATTACCAAGAAGTCTTTATATATCTAAGTTTTATATCATTTGTTATAGGTAACTTCTAAAAAGGATCAAGAACAATATTGGGCACGCAAAGATCAACCTTACAGATTTATAACCGTTACTGAATTCGTGGAAGCGTTTCAGTCGTTCCACGTCGGTAGAAGAATGGGGGATGAGCTTGCAACTCCATTTGACAAGTCTTTGAATCACCCAGCTGCATTGACAACTAACAAGTATGGCATCAGCAAGAAGGAGTTGTTAAAGGCTAATTTTTCAAGAGAGTATTTACTTATGAAAAGGAACTCTTTTGTTTACATCTTCAAGTTATTCCAGGTGATCACCTCTATTTACTTGTATTAATTTCTTTTATACAATTGTGTAATTAATTCGTTATTTAGATAATTATTCatatgattaataaaaaaaataattatttttactgataTAGTATTACATGATTAAATGTAtgtacaattttattttttattgacagTGCATAAATATTAAATTCTTTTGAcaatattatataaatttttttcaataagtATAATTTAACGAAAGACTGTAATATGTCTTATCTTATAATAGCAATGAATATGTTGCACCCTACTACCCTAGCATAAATTTTTTTAGGACcaaaataaaattcattaattttatatatGATTATATGGCATTCATACATGTTTTGTCATTTCCATTCATGTTAActcttcttttttaattttttggcaGCTTACCCTGATTGCCATAATTGAAATGACACTGTTCCTAAGAACTAAGATGCATCGAGAATCAGTTATTGATGGAATAGTTTATTCGGGTGCTCTATTTTTCTCAGTAGTAATGGTTATGTTCAATGGAATGGCTGAGATTTCAATGACGATTGCAAAGCTTCCTGTGTACTACAAGCAAAGGGATCATCTATTCTACCCTCCATGGGCATATGCTATACCTAATTGGATCCTTAAAATCCCAATTTCACTTTTGGAAGTTGCTGATTGGATAATTCTCACATATTATGTCATTGGATATGATCCAAATATTTGGAGGTAAAAAATATCATTAAAGTGGGCATTATTATTTGGatctttgaaattttaattttaattttttttattatgatataattttaatttatggtGTGATGAGGCTTCATTATGTTGTTTATGCAGATTCTTGAAGCAATACCTGGTGCTATTTCTGGCAAGCCAAATGGCTTCTAGTTTATTCCGAGCAATCGCCGCAATAGGCAGGAATCTCATCGTCGCTAACACATTTGGATCATTTGCACTTCTTGCTGTTTTTGTATTGGGCGGTTTTGTTCTTTCAAGAAGTAAGTTTAGTTTTACATATTTACTaactatattaattttttttttataataacggCTTGAATAATCATccaaaaaaatagatataattaaatgatTGTGTAagtaatacatcaaaattaaactcttatatttttacattaaatgctaaatcataaattttaaattctaaatcctaaattatCACAATAATGAGAGTTAAAAAGACAACTCACGAATATTAATGGATTAAAAATTTGTTTCGTATACTTATactatttaaattaattaggcaCATGAATTCCTTTGAAAAAAAAGTAGGGTACAAGTATGGGGATGTTATATTGTAAAAGTATAaagaaaaaatttaatattaaaattataataacatAATTTAAGTAGAAGTATTTAAATATACCTAAGATTAAAAGAATATTGTACTAATTTATTTCATTTAAGCGTCAATTTTTTACTTATATATACTTTTGGAACAGGCTTCAAAAGTAATATTTATcattagtattttatttttagcATAAGAAATTATTTGACATATCAAGATAAGtactattataattattttaaacataatattttacttatattcatgtcaataatATATATGTCATGGACCCGTTTTTAAGTTCAATTTGTTATTGATgattctttgatttgtttgattaatGTAACAGAGGACATCAATGACGGGTGGATTTGGGGTTTTTGGATTTCACCAATGATGTATGCTCAAAATGCTATAGTGGTTAATGAATTCCTTGGAAATAGTTGGAACAAGGTGATGATCGATCATGATTTCTTGAACTACTATTGTAAACTATCTACTACTAATAATACTATTAGTTTAGAAATAATGAATTTAATTTGATGCCtaattcatcatcattttctctTCAATTATATATAGTTCACCCCTAACTCAAACAAGACACTTGGAGTTCAATCACTAGAGGCTCGTGGATTCTTCACAAAAGCTTATTGGTATTGGATTGGAGTTGGGGCATTAATTGGATTTACATTCATTTTCAACATTGTATACACCCTGGCTCTTACATTCCTCAATTGTGAGTATCAAAACCCTTAATTTTTGAGTGAATACCCCCATTCGGCCCTAACAATTATTTCGAAAGGACAatgaggcaaaaaaaaaaaaatcccaattCGATCCCTAATCattttttgggactgattagtccctgtgccaaaaaaaataatattaactttttttttggcACAGAGACCTCGTTGTCATTTCGAGATAATTGTTAGGGGTCgggttggattttttttttaagagcCTCGTTGTCTCGAGGTAATTGTTAGAGGCTATTTTgggtttttctcttaatttttttttataattagtgTTTGAAAAACCAactcaaaataaattaaaattattttactttGCATTCTTTAATTAATGGAAAAATNNNNNNNNNNNNNNNNNNNNNNNNNNNNNNNNNNNNNNNNNNGagtaatattaaatataatatatatataattataaatattaagttaaataagataattttagaTTATTATTCTTCAAGCATTAGCGTTTGTTTAAGATTCTTAATTAGAGTGATGTTTCTATTAACATGTATatatgtttctttttgttttttttggagCAGCATTTGAGAAGcaacaagcaacaataattgatgAGTGTGAAGGCAAAACAAGTAATGGCATAGCTCAAGAAGTTCAATTACCACGCATAGgtatctattttatttaaattaatcccTTTGTCCacaaaaggtttttttttttttaaggtttaacatgcatattaattaataaataattaaatttacataattttaaaagataacCATGAAAAGAATTGATTAATACTATAATAAAGCTCTAAAATTTTAACTATAAGAGTTTGATTAGAAATACATAATCCAAGTTTAAATGTTGACAATAAACTTTTGAATCACCTTGTAGAAAGTTCAACAAGAGTTAGTGCTTCAAGCAAAAGCAGCAATAATGGGAAGAAAAAAGGCATGGTTCTTCCTTTTGAGCCACATTCTATCACCTTTGACCAAGTTGTATACTCCGTTGATATGCCTCAGGTAATATgtgattttcaaatttgtaataaaaaattggCTTCTAAACAATGTTGTTAAGGAAAGTTTGGTTAATATTGTATTGgatcaaataaatatttttttgggttttctaatACACCaccaattaaattaattagttctctaataaaaataaaatcacatacTATACAACAGATAGATACGAATATTAGcggcgttttttttttttactatttgcgACAATTTTAAACTGCCATAAAACCATTCTCCTGCGGATCCCCAACCGTCGTCCTTTAGctccaaaaaataaatataatctcCCTTTGTTGAAAATTTGCTCCAAAAAAAATATAATCTCCCTTTgagttttgaaagattttttttttcaattacaaTAATCTCGAATAAGCTTTTGATTGCAAGTTTTTTTTTTGAGTACTATAGTTCAAAAAATAAGCCCTAAGTCTTCAAATTTTAATTGGCAGGAAATGAAGAATCAAGGTGTGGTAGAAGATAGGTTAGTGCTTCTTAAAGGTGTTAGTGGTGCATTTAGGCCTGGTGTTCTCACAGCTTTGATGGGTGTAAGTGGAGCCGGAAAAACTACTTTGATGGATGTTCTCGCCGGTCGGAAAACCGGTGGATATATCGACGGAAGCATAAAAATTTCAGGATACCCTAAGAAGCAAGAAACATTTGCTAGAATTTCAGGTTATTGTGAGCAAACTGATATCCACTCTCCTCATGTTACTGTCTATGAATCCTTACTCTATTCAGCATGGCTTCGTTTACCCATCGAAGTTGATTCCGATACAAGAAAGGTATGTACCTATAATTTCTGAGTTAATAATAGTCCTTGAAAGATAATATATTCGTCAATTTGATTTTTCAGAAAATCAAATGCTtcaaattaattcttaaaaaataCAACAGTGAATCAAATTAGTTTTTTTACTAATTAGATAATGTGTCGCAAAATAATTATGACGTGTCATTGTCTAACTGATAGAGAACCAATTCTCTGATTTATAATTGTATTTTTTAAGAATCAATTTAAGATATTTGAACTTTAGCCGACCAAATTAATGTATGCTTAACACTTTAGGAATTATTTTAACTattaatcctttttttttttacttaattaACAAATGGACGTTATGTTGTGAAATTAGAGATTGATGAGTTGTACCTTTTTATCTATGAAATGGTTGTAGATGTTTATTGAGGAAGTCATGGAGCTTGTGGAATTGAACTTGTTGAGGAACTCGCTAGTTGGATTGGCTGGAGTAAGTGGACTCTCAACTGAACAACGCAAGAGATTAACCATAGCGGTTGAATTAGTGGCTAATCCATCCATAATTTTCATGGATGAGCCTACTTCCGGTTTAGATGCTAGAGCCGCCGCCATCGTTATGAGGACGGTTAGGAATACAGTTGACACCGGAAGAACAGTTGTTTGCACCATCCATCAACCAAGCATCGACATATTTGAAGCTTTCGATGAggtataaataatatatttataccaTGATTGCTTGCTCgcataaaaatattttcatataaaaatgaTGGATAAAATACAAACACGTGTTATATTAAgtaatttagttaaatatattatatttaaCTATTTTATCCGCCATGTTAGTTATTCCTATTGAAACGTGGAGGACAAGAAATCTATGTTGGACCGTTGGGTCGTCACTCGAGTCAATTGATCAAGTATTTTGAGGTGTGATGATGCAACTTAAATTCAGTAATATTTTAGAattaattatgtgaacaattcttGATTCTAAAAACATCTCTTGTtctaatattttcattgtctagaGCATTGATGGTGTTAGTAAAATCAAAGATGGTTATAACCCAGCAACTTGGATGTTAGAAGTTACAACTCCAGCACAAGAGCTAAATCTAGGTGTTGATTTTCATGAGATATACAAAAATTCTGATTTGTACAGGTAATTAAGCATGAACTTTTTTTTCccataaataaataaagagaatcaaaattaTGAAAAATGCTTAGCATTATTATTATCGAAAAtatttggtaattaaaataagCTAGCTAACAATAAtcagaatttgtcttatttagcatttattaattgttacaacaattaatgaatgctaaataagataaattcgactatttttttttgtctttctaaTATTACCGTATTATTATACACTGTTGATGATTTAGGAGGAATAAGAACCTTATAGCAGAATTGGGAAACCCTGCCCCTGCTTCAAAGGATCTATATTTTCAAACTCAATATTCGCAACCGTTTCTGGTTCAATGCCTAGCTTGCCTATGGAAACAACATTGGTCGTACTGGCGCAATCCGCCGTACACGGCAGTTCGGTTTTTTACCACCATGTTCATATCCTTGATCTTTGGGACAATATTTTGGAATCTTGGAGACAAATAGTAAGTCAAATGCAAAGAAATAATTAAACCTTAGTACTTTAATTTTACAACTATATTagatgtacactaaaatcagttattagtacagaatacatattaaaatataaaatatatattaggcTGATTTCAAttgtaaatagtatttttgttaatcttattattatttttttctacagAAAATATTATTATTGGAGAGTAATTTCATTTATTTGGTGACTTGTAGTTCAAGCAGCCAAGATCTTTCCAATGCCATGGGTTCAATGTATGTTGCTGTTTTGTTCataggaattcagaattcagCCTCTGTACAACCAGTGGTAGCAATTGAAAGAACTGTCTTTTATAGAGAAAGAGCTGCTGGAATGTATTCTGCTTTACCTTATGCAATTGCACAGGTAATGTTATCCTCATTTCTTAAGACAATATCCTTAGAATTTTTATCATATGTGTATATATAAAGCTCAATTTTCATACATATTGTAAAAGATTTACATGAACTTTTTAATGGTGTATTGTCATATTAGTAAAAAACTAGTTTTTAAATTGattgtttaaaaaattatttaaatgtaTAAATTTAATTAGatgataatataattttttttacatgttCAATACACTAATTTTTACTTAGTTAATGATATATTTTGTATATTTAATTGTTATAATTTAATAAAGTGATCATTCATATAATATTGTCTTTATCTAGAGATAATATATGAGAATTATTAATTAGTTTAACATATTTGATTGAATTGTCATCTAATAATCTAATTTTAATTACTTTGTTAGTTcttatagtttcgtaaaatttttaattaggtcccaatacttttttttctttttaattggatccctgcaccaaatttttttttcaaataagtcTCTCTTAGTattaattggcttaattttatagggacccaactaaaaaaagagAATTGGTACATGAACctaaataaaaggagaaaaaagtgtagggacccaattaaaaaaaaattggtgcaaggactcaattaaaagaaaaaaaagtatagggacctaattgaaaattttgtgaaactatagggaccagcagagtaattaaaccattaTTATTTTTACATAACAATAATTTTATGtcagtaattattttttaatNNNNNNNNNNNNNNNNNNNNNNNNNNNNNNNNNNNNNNNNNNNNNNNNNNNNNNNNNNNNNNNNNNNNNNNNNNNNNNNNNNNNNNNNNNNNNNNNNNNNNNNNNNNNNNNNNNNNNNNNNNNNNNNNNNNNNNNNNNNNNNNNNNNNNNNNNNNNNNNNNNNNNNNNNNNNNNNNNNNNNNNNNNNNNNNNNNNNNNNNNNNNNNNNNNNNNNNNNNNNNNNNNNNNNNNNNNNNNNNNNNNNNNNNNNNNNNNNNNNNNNNNNNNNNNNNNNNNNNNNNNNNNNNNNNNNNNNNNNNNNNNNNNNNNNNNNNNNNNNNNNNNNNNNNNNNNNNNNNNNNNNNNNNNNNNNNNNNNNNNNNNNNNNNNNNNNNNNNNNNNNNNNNNNNNNNNNNNNNNNNNNNNNNNNNNNNNNNNNNNNNNNNNNNNNNNNNNNNNNNNNNNNNNNNNNNNNNNNNNNNNNNNNNNNNNNNNNNNNNNNNNNNNNNNNNNNNNNNNNNNNNNNNNNNNNNNNNNNNNNNNNNNNNNNNNNNNNNNNNNNNNNNNNNNNNNNNNNNNNNNNNNNNNNNNNNNNNNNNNNNNNNNNNNNNNNNNNNNNNNNNNNNNNNNNNNNNNNNNNNNNNNNNNNNNNNNNNNNNNNNNNNNNNNNNNNNNNNNNNNNNNNNNNNNNNNNNNNNNNNNNNNNNNNNNNNNNNNNNNNNNNNNNNNNNNNNNNNNNNNNNNNNNNNNNNNNNNNNNNNNNNNNNNNNNNNNNNNNNNNNNNNNNNNNNNNNNNNNNNNNNNNNNNNNNNNNNNNNNNNNNNNNNNNNNNNNNNNNNNNNNNNNNNNNNNNNNNNNNNNNNNNNNNNNNNNNNNNNNNNNNNNNNNNNNNNNNNNNNNNNNNNNNNNNNNNNNNNNNNNNNNNNNNNNNNNNNNNNNNNNNNNNNNNNNNNNNNNNNNNNNNNNNNNNNNNNNNNNNNNNNNNNNNNNNNNNNNNNNNNNNNNNNNNNNNNNNNNNNNNNNNNNNNNNNNNNNNNNNNNNNNNNNNNNNNNNNNNNNNNNNNNNNNNNNNNNNNNNNNNNNNNNNNNNNNNNNNNNNNNNNNNNNNNNNNNNNNNNNNNNNNNNNNNNNNNNNNNNNNNNNNNNNNNNNNNNNNNNNNNNNNNNNNNNNNNNNNNNNNNNNNNNNNNNNNNNNNNNNNNNNNNNNNNNNNNNNNNNNNNNNNNNNNNNNNNNNNNNNNNNNNNNNNNNNNNNNNNNNNNNNNNNNNNNNNNNNNNNNNNNNNNNNNNNNNNNNNNNNNNNNNNNNNNNNNNNNNNNNNNNNNNNNNNNNNNNNNNNNNNNNNNNNNNNNNNNNNNNNNNNNNNNNNNNNNNNNNNNNNNNNNNNNNNNNNNNNNNNNNNNNNNNNNNNNNNNNNNNNNNNNNNNNNNNNNNNNNNNNNNNNNNNNNNNNNNNNNNNNNNNNNNNNNNNNNNNNNNNNNNNNNNNNNNNNNNNNNNNNNNNNNNNNNNNNNNNNNNNNNNNNNNNNNNNNNNNNNNNNNNNNNNNNNNNNNNNNNNNNNNNNNNNNNNNNNNNNNNNNNNNNNNNNNNNNNNNNNNNNNNNNNNNNNNNNNNNNNNNNNNNNNNNNNNNNNNNNNNNNNNNNNNNNNNNNNNNNNNNNNNNNNNNNNNNNNNNNNNNNNNNNNNNNNNNNNNNNNNNNNNNNNNNNNNNNNNNNNNNNNNNNNNNNNNNNNNNNNNNNNNNNNNNNNNNNNNNNNNNNNNNNNNNNNNNNNNNNNNNNNNNNNNNNNNNNNNNNNNNNNNNNNNNNNNNNNNNNNNNNNNNNNNNNNNNNNNNNNNNNNNNNNNNNNNNNNNNNNNNNNNNNNNNNNNNNNNNNNNNNNNNNNNNNNNNNNNNNNNNNNNNNNNNNNNNNNNNNNNNNNNNNNNNNNN from Arachis ipaensis cultivar K30076 chromosome B09, Araip1.1, whole genome shotgun sequence includes these protein-coding regions:
- the LOC107617806 gene encoding pleiotropic drug resistance protein 1-like; protein product: MEGSDIYRASNTLRTRSSTLWRNRTSREVFSNEREEEDDEEALKWASLEKLPTYNRLRKGLLTTSRGVSNEIDITELGFQDRQKLLDRLIKVAEEDNENFLLKLRERIDRVGIDIPTIEVRFEHLNVEAEAYVGSRAMPTFINFATNLVESVLTFFHILPSKKKQLTILKDVSGIIKPRRMTLLLGPPSSGKTTLLLALSGKLDPSLKVSGKVSYNGHEMNEFVPQRTAAYISQHDVHIGEMTVRETLTFSARCQGVGSRYDLLSELSRREKEAKIKPDVDIDVYMKATATGGQEASLVTDYVLKILGLDICADTIVGNEMLRGISGGQRKRVTTGEMLVGPTNALFMDEISTGLDSSTTFQIVNSLKQYVHILNGTALISLLQPAPETYELFDDIVLISDGEIVYQGPREHVLDFFEYVGFKCPERKAVADFLQEVTSKKDQEQYWARKDQPYRFITVTEFVEAFQSFHVGRRMGDELATPFDKSLNHPAALTTNKYGISKKELLKANFSREYLLMKRNSFVYIFKLFQLTLIAIIEMTLFLRTKMHRESVIDGIVYSGALFFSVVMVMFNGMAEISMTIAKLPVYYKQRDHLFYPPWAYAIPNWILKIPISLLEVADWIILTYYVIGYDPNIWRFLKQYLVLFLASQMASSLFRAIAAIGRNLIVANTFGSFALLAVFVLGGFVLSRKDINDGWIWGFWISPMMYAQNAIVVNEFLGNSWNKFTPNSNKTLGVQSLEARGFFTKAYWYWIGVGALIGFTFIFNIVYTLALTFLNSFEKQQATIIDECEGKTSNGIAQEVQLPRIESSTRVSASSKSSNNGKKKGMVLPFEPHSITFDQVVYSVDMPQEMKNQGVVEDRLVLLKGVSGAFRPGVLTALMGVSGAGKTTLMDVLAGRKTGGYIDGSIKISGYPKKQETFARISGYCEQTDIHSPHVTVYESLLYSAWLRLPIEVDSDTRKMFIEEVMELVELNLLRNSLVGLAGVSGLSTEQRKRLTIAVELVANPSIIFMDEPTSGLDARAAAIVMRTVRNTVDTGRTVVCTIHQPSIDIFEAFDELFLLKRGGQEIYVGPLGRHSSQLIKYFESIDGVSKIKDGYNPATWMLEVTTPAQELNLGVDFHEIYKNSDLYRRNKNLIAELGNPAPASKDLYFQTQYSQPFLVQCLACLWKQHWSYWRNPPYTAVRFFTTMFISLIFGTIFWNLGDKYSSSQDLSNAMGSMYVAVLFIGIQNSASVQPVVAIERTVFYRERAAGMYSALPYAIAQIMIELPYIFAQAITYGVIVYAMVGFEWNVKKFFWYLFFMYFTFCYFTFYGMMAVAATPNQHIGSIVAAAFYGIWNVFSGFVIPHTRMPVWWKWYYWVCPVSWTLYGLVASQFGDITHIMESEHVSVQHFIRSYYGFKHDFIGVCAIMVSGFAVLFALIFAVAIKLFNFQKR